CGAAGTGTTCTGGACGACCTTCCCCTCTCGGGAGTCAAAGCTGTAGGTCGAAACAATCGTGCGCGCGGGAAATTTGACGTACCGGATCGTCCGGGTCACCTCGACTCTCGGCCCCTCTCCGGAGGGAGGAAGGGGACGAAGAACCTCCCGGACATGAATCTTCCCCCCCAGACCGGTGAAGACTTTCGTAAGAGGACCGGACGGGAAGTACGGAACCGGGTCGGCCATTGCCGTATGGACAAAAAGTCCTCCGATAACCAGAAAAAACCCGATTGCCGCCCGGGACGGGCTCCAAAAACGCCTTTCGACTTTCACCGTCCGAGAGCATCCTTCAAAAGTCGGTTGACTTTCTGGGGGTGTGCTTTTCCCTGGGACTTTTTCATCACCTGTCCGACGAGAAATCCAAACACCCGATCTTTTCCTTCCCTGTAGGACTGAACTTCCGACGGGTTTTCGGAAAGGACTTCCCCGATCCATTCACCAAGTCTCTCCTCTCCGGACTCCTGGGACAGGTTCTTTTCCCGGATCACTGTCTTTGGTGAACGGAGCTCTTCGACACAGATGGAATACACTTCCTTGGCCTGGTTCAGGGACAATCGTTCTTCCATCACCTGCGACACGAGATAGGCGATTTCTCCCGGACAAAGGTCTCCGGACAGTACCGGTGAACCTTTCCGGTTCCATTCGCGCAGGACTTCCGAAAGAAGGAAGTTGACCAGTCGGAAGACACCCTGCTCTTCCGGCCAGGAACCTTCTTTTGCCAGGGAGACGAGCTCGCGCCGGGCCTCTTCGAAATATCCGGAGATCTCCTCTTCCAGAAGAAGCACTTCCGCATCGGACTCCCGGATGCCCAGTTCTTCCGAAAGTTTTCGCACCCTCTCCTGGGGAAGTTCGGGCAGTCTGTCCCGTTCCTCCTGAATCCATGCGGGATCAAGAACCAGAGGGGGAAGGTCGGGTTCCGGAAAATAGCGATAATCCAGTGCCTCTTCCTTTGACCGCATCGTCAAGGTTTTCCCCGTCGCGCTGTCGAAAAGACGGGTTTCACTCACGACACGCTCGCCCTGTCCTAAAAGGGAGGACTGTCGTTCATATTCATAAATGAGGGCCTTCTGGACAAATCGGAAGGAATTCATATTCTTGATTTCCACCTTCGTTCCAAAGGCCGATGTCCCCCGTGGACGAAGCGAAATGTTGGCGTCGCAGCGAAAACTTCCCTCTTCCATGTTGCCGTCGGAGACGCCAATGGCGCGAAGGATCTGCCGGAGTTTTTTCAGATAATCCACCGCCTCCTCCGGGGTCCGGATATCCGGCTCGGACACAATTTCGAGAAGAGGCACCCCCGCACGGTTCAGATCGACGTGGCTCGCCTCTTTGATCCCGGCGTGAAGATTTTTTCCCGCGTCTTCTTCCATGTGGATGCGGTGGAGGCGGATCTCCCGGATTGCATCTCCGCTGCGGACGGAAAGACTGCCTCCCGTCAGGAGGGGATGCGTGTACTGGGAGATCTGGTAGCCTTTGGGGAGATCCGGATAAAAGTAATGCTTGCGGTCGAAAACGCTTCGGGTGTGAATGGTGCAGCCCAACGCAAGCCCCAGACGGATTCCCAGGCGAACGGCCTCCCGGTTCAGGACAGGAAGCACTCCGGGATGACCGAGGCAGACCGGACAAACCAGGGTATTGGGGGAAGCTCCAAAGCGGTTCTCGCAACGGCAAAAAAGCTTCGTTTTGGTCAGCAACTGGGAGTGAACCTCCAGTCCCACAACCATCTCAAAATCGGAGTTCATGCCGCTTCCCCTCCCCCGACTGTCGCAACAGGAGGACGATGGATTCCAACGCCTTCCTCCAGGATGGCTGCCAGACGCAGGAGGCGTCCTTCGGACCAGGCGGGCCCGATCAGCTGGGCTCCGACGGGAAGGCCTTCCGGCGTAGGCCAGGATGGAGCGGACAAGGCGGGCAGACCGGCCAGATTTGCGGAAATGGTGTAGATATCCGAAAGGTACATCGCGAGCGGGTCGGACACTTTTTCTCCGAACAGAAAGGGCGGAGTCGGTGTTGTGGGGGCAAAAATCACGTCCACCTCGTGAAATGCCCGGTCGAACTCTTCCCGGATCAGGGCCTGCACCTGCTGCGCCTTCCTGTAGTACTGGTCCTGATAGCCGGCCGAAAGGGCAAAGGTTCCGAGCAGGATTCGCCGTTTCACCTCTGGTCCGAACCCTTCCTGGCGGGTGTGGGTGTAAAGGTCCCGGATATTTTTCGCCTTGAGCGAACGGTATCCGTACCGGACTCCGTCGTAACGGGAAAGGTTCGATGCCGCCTCGCTCGTTGCGATAATGTAGTAGACATTGATCCCGTATTGCGCCGAAGGAAGCCTGATCGGCCGGAAGACCGCCCCCGCAGCGGCAAGGACATCCTTCGCCCGTTCCAGAGACCCGGCAACAGCCGGGTCCAGACCATCGCCGAAAAACTCTTCCGGCATGCCGATAACCGTTCCCTGCACCTTCCTGCCAAAATCCCGGGCCATCTCGGAGGGGTCCCGGGATTCCACAGTCATGTCACGTCCGTCCGGTCCGGACAAAAGAAGCATCATTTCGAGGGCATCTTCCGCATGCCGGGCGAAAGGCCCGATTTGATCCAGGGAAGACGAAAAGGCCACGAGACCATATCGGGAGATGCGTCCGTATGTCGGCTTGAGTCCAAGGACACCGCAAAACGCCGCAGGCTGCCGGATTGAACCACCGGTATCCGAACCGAGGGCCATCGGAGCCATATCGGCAGCAACAGCCACAGCCGACCCCCCCGATGATCCGCCGGGAACCCTCCGAAGATCCCAGGGGTTCCTCGTGACCCCCATCGCCGAATTCTCCGTGGAACTTCCCATCGCAAACTCGTCCATGTTTGTTTTGCCCAGGACGATCGCACCGGCCTCCAGAAGACGGTCCACGACCGTGGCATTTTCCACCGGCCGAAAATTGGCCAGCATCCTGGACGCACAGGTCGTCGGAAGATCCCGGACGTGCAGATTGTCCTTGATGGCCACGGGGTAGCCATAAAAGGGAGAGGGTGCCGGATTGCGTGCCAGACGGTTGTCCAGCTGGCGGGCGCGATTGATCGCATTGGGATTGACCGACAGAAATGCTCCCAGAGCCTGGTCCTCCCGTTCGATTCTTTCAAGAAACTCCCTCGTCGCCTCTTCAATGGAGAACTGGCGGCTGTCGCGACCCCGGCAGAAAGATGCGATGCCGTCAAAAAGCGGCGTCACAAGCGGTCTCCTGTCGAACGGATCGCGTTTTTTCCGTCCACCTTGACGATCACCGGCCGGTATCCTTTCAGCTCTTCCTCATTGTAATGGGCATAGCAGAAAATGATGACCCTGTCTCCCACCGCCCCTTTCCGGGCTGTTGGACCGTTCAGGCAGACCGTGCCGCTACCGGCCTTTCCGGGAATCACATAGGTGGTAAACCTCTCCCCGTTATTAAGGTTGCTGACAACAACCTGCTCAAACGGAAGGAGTCCGGAGGCTTCCATCAGCTTTTCGTCAAGCGTCAGGCTCCCTTCGTATTCGAGATCGGATTCGGTCACGGTGGCACGATGAATTTTTGAGCGAAGCATGGAGCGAAGCATGGGATCAGCGTCCCTCCTCAAGGATACGTGGTACACGAAAGAACTGGCCGGATTGGTCAGGAGCATTGAACAGGGCTTCGGCGACCGGAATCGATGGTCGGGACAGGTCGTCAGGAAGAGATGTCGGAACCGGATCACCCTCACCGACTTGCAAGCCGGGAGGAGGGAGCTTCAACCGGTTGAGTTTTTCGACATAGTCGAGAATATGGGACAGTTCTCCGGCAAAATGCGACTCCTCTTCCGGAGTCAGGGAAAGACTTGCCAGACGGGCCACATGGAGAACCTGTTCACGGGTCAGATGCACGATATTCATCCTTTCGCATGGAAGAGGACGGACGAAGCCTTCCCTTCCGGGGGAATCTGTCCTCGATCCGGAAAAACGGATTTCCGACAGCCATCCATTATAGCTCAATTTCATCCGGTGCAGAAACTCTCGTTGCACGCTTTTCATCCGTCCACCTGCAGATTGGCAAACCGTTCCAACAGTCGGCGGACGCCTGAACTTTCAAACCGGATGGACAATTCAAGGTCCCCTCCTTCCCCATAGGCCTCCTCCACCCGACCGCGACCAAAACGGGGATGAACGACTGTCTTGCCGATCCATTCCGGGCGCAAGACTCCCGTTGGAGTCGGCGATCCCTTCTCCGGAACAGGCCGGAAATCCCTTCCCGGACGCGAGGGTGCAAGGGGTGGCGGAGAAAAAAACTTCCGCTGGAAAGACTCGGATGTCTGCCGCGGCGCAGATGTCTCTGGGCGAAAGACGGGACGGTCTCCCTGAAAGGCTTCCGGCGGGATGTCGCGAAGAAAACGGGAAGGACGGGGAGATTCCGTCCGGCCGAAAAGCTGCCGGGTCAGACACCAGGTAATGACCAGAGAGTCCCGGGCCCGCGTCATTGCGACATAGAAGAGGCGGCGCTCTTCTTCCACATCCACTTTCTCTCTCGACTTCATCGGAAGGATGTCTTCCTCCGCCCCCACAAGGTAGACGTGTGGAAACTCGAGCCCTTTGGCCTGATGGATGGTAAGAAGGGAAACCCGGTCGGGAGACTCTCCCGGCTCCCCCGGATCTTCCTGTGACAGGGCCAGCTCCTCGAGAAAAACGCCGGTCGGAGTCCGGTCGGTCAGCTCCCCGATCCCGTTTCCGAATCGTTCGGACATCCGGAGAAGCTCTTTCAGATTCTCTTCGCGACCGGGAGCATCTTCTCCAGCCTCTTCCTCCGACACCCATTTCTCGTAACCGGTCCGGGAAAGCCAGAACTGGAGAAGGGAGAGCGGACCGTCACCGCCTCTGGCCATCCGGGACGCTTCCTGAAGATCGTTTGCGAAGGCTCTGGCCGATTCCCGCGCTTTTCCCGACAGATCGAGCGAGAGTCTTTCGAGAAGTTCCCAGGAAGAAAGACCCGGATTTCCAGCCTGCTGATCCAGACGTTCGCGGGCCTTCGCCCCCATCCCTCTCGGGGGAATATTCAGGATCCGGCCCAGGCTGATCCGGTCAAACGGATTGGCCGATACCCTCAGATAGGCCAGCAGATCCCGGATTTCCCGGCGATTGAAAAAACCCTGGACGGCGCCCCGGGTCTGAAAGGGGATCCCCGCTTCGGAAAAGGCCCGGACAAATGGCTGAGCCTGAACATTCATCCGGAAAAGGACCACCTGATCCCGAAACATGGCTCCCCGCTCCACTTTCTCCCGGATGGTACGGGCCACAAATCGGGCTTCCGCCCATTCGCTGTCAAGCTTCTTCAAAAAGACCGGTTCCCCGGGACGTCCGGTCGACACCATGTCTTTCCTGTAGCGCGCGAGGGCCGAGGAAATCATGGAGGAAGCCGCCGTCACAATAGGCCTTGTCGACCTGTAGTTGACCGTGAGGACAACCTGCCGGGCTCCGGGATATTCTTTCGGAAACGACAGGATATGTCCCACTTCGGCACCCCGGAAGCGATAAATACTCTGGTCGTCGTCCCCGACAACCGTCACGTTCTGCCGGTCCCGCGAAAGAAGACGAAGCAGACGTTCCTGCAAGGGATTCGTATCCTGATATTCGTCCACCAGAATGTGCTCGAACTGTCGCTGATAAGACTCGCGCACCTCCGGATCCTGTTCGAGACACCGGACAAGGGTCAGCAAGAGATCGTCAAAATCCAGGGCTTTCTGGAGAGCAAGATTGTCCTGGTAGGCAGCGTAAAGCTCCGCCTGAATACGAAACGGGCCAAAGGATGTCCGGATTGCCTCGGCGGGATCGACGCCCGCAGACTTCCATTTTCCAATCCGGCCGGCCAGCTTTTTCGGATCCACCTCTTTGTCCGACAACCCCTGGCGACCGAGAAGGTCCCGGATCATCTGGAGCTGATCAGGACCGTCAACAATGGTGAACTCCCGGGGAAGGTCCACTCGTTCGGCATGTTGACGGAGCATCCGTGCTGCAACGGAGTGGAAGGTTCCTACCCAGGAAGGACGGGAGGACGGGCGCAGCCGGGAAATTCTGTGCAGAAGCTCGCGGGCCGCCTTGCGGGTAAAGGTGACGACCAGAAGACGTTCCTCGGACCAGCCGTAGCGGTCGAGAAGATAGAGGAGCCTGGCGATGACAACCCGGGTCTTTCCCGATCCGGCGGGAGCGAGCACGAGAAGAGGGCCACCCTCATGGGAAACGGCTTCCTGTTGGGCCGGATTCAGTTCCTCCCGGGTCATGCCGACGAATCTTCGGAAATCCGGGAGATCCAGAGGCCCGGGAAACGGGCCTGGGCATCCTCGCTTTCATCTTTGGCCACAAAGAGAATCGTTCTCCCGTCCGGAGAAAAGGCGGGACGGCAATTTGTCAGTCGGGCAGAGGAATCCACAGGGGCCAGCTTGACAGGAGGTCCTCCCTTCACAAACTGGAGAACCGGTTCCGCCGGCCAGGTCCAGAAGGGTTTGGCATCCGGCTTCGTCCGGAGATAGACAAAGGACTCACCGGTCGGTGACCACACCGGATAGAGATTATACCCGGTCTTGACCACCGTCTGGATATTCCCGGTGGACGAATCCATCAGGGAGATTCCTCTCCCTCCCGCCTCGAGATGGGTTTCGAGAAGAATCTGGTTCCCCCGGGCGGGGGTCATGGGGTAAAAAAACTCCTGGTGATCCGTGAGTCTGTCCGTCTGTCCGGAAACCGGCTGGATCCGGTAAAGGCTGTACCTCCGCGAGGACTTCTGCGATCGGGGATCCCGGGTGTGAAAAAAGATCGTCTGACCGTCCGGACTCCAGGAAAAATGGTCGATGTGCTCGCTGGTCCGGAACAGTTCCCGAACCACCCTGGTCCCGGGATCATACAGGTACAGGAACGATTCCTCCTTGTAGCGGTTTTCGCGAAAGCGCACGATGTAGACAAGCAGATCATCCACCGGAGACCAGTGGAAATCCCCCAGCTCCTCCTGATGGCGATAGCGGTCCTTCGGCCATTCCACCACGTTGACCGGGTTTTCCCCCCCGTTGTCCGCCACCACCAGCTGATCGGCAAGAATCATGCGTTTTGTCGTTTTCCAGAAAAACCGTTTTTCGTAGGGTTTCCAGCGTTGCCTGGAGTTGAGGGCAATCCGTTTTCCCGAAGGGGAGACCTCAATCGTGTTGATCCGGTATTCCTCGATCGGAAAAGGCATCCGGATCACCTGTCCGGTCGTCATGTCCGCCCGATAGAGGCTCCAGCGGGGACCGATGGATTCCCAGGCCGGATCGTCGTAGTGGAAGTAGACGAACCGGCTGTCGGGAGACCAGACAGGAACGAGATCCAGATACCCTCTCCCCCGTTCCCGGTAATTGAGGGCGACGAGATCTCCCTTGATGTCCAGCTTTTCTTCCTGCGTCCGGGCATCCACGACCGTCAGACATCCGAGGTCCCGCAATTCGTTCAGCGCATCCGGATCCGTCAGACGAATATACGAAATCATCTGACCGTCCGGAGAAAACGATGGCAAGAGAATTTCCACTTTTCCGGGAACCAGTTTTTCCGTTTCGACTTTCAAGGACATGATTTTTTTCTCCTTACCCGGAAGCGCCCGACGTTCTATTCCACCGTCACGGACTTGGCCAGGTTCCGGGGTTGATCCACATCATTGCCAAGCGCCGAAGCTACGCGATAGGCGAGAAGCTGCAGTACGCCCGCAGCCTGGAAGATTCCGGACCAGGGCGGGTCGTCCGGCAGTTCGATCCTGTCATCATACCAGATTCCATGCCCTTCTTTGACCACGGTCGGACCGACGGCCAGGACATAACCCCCCCGGGCGCGAATCTCCCGGAGGTTCGAGATTTCCTTGGCCCGCAACAGCCGGTCGACCAGGGGAGCGATGACAGTCACTCCCGGTTCGATGAGAGCGATCGGACCGTGCTTGAGTTCTCCGCCGGGATAACCATCCGCGGGACGATAGGTGATTTCCTTGAACTTCAGGGCACCTTCCAGCGCCAGAGGGTAATCTATTCCCCGTCCGGCAAACATGACCAGACGGGATTCCCTCAGCCTTTCGACGCGGGCGTCCAGCGAGTCCGGCGACAGAGATTCGAGAAAAAGCTCGAGGCGGTGGGGAGCCCTGATCAGGGCATCGGCAAGATCCGTACGGGGAGAATCCTCTCCCAGGGCCAGGGACAGCATCATCAGAAGAGCGACCTGGGCCTGGAACGCCTTTGTGGATGCCACACCGATTTCCGGACCGGCGTGGGTGAGGAGGCACAGATCGCATTCGCGCTCGAGAGAGGAACCGGGGACATTCGAAATTCCCAGCGTCAGAAAACCTGCTCTCCGGGCGGACTCCATCGCGCCAATCGTATCCGCGGTCTCTCCACTCTGGCTGATCCCGATGACCCAGCTTCCCGGGGGAAGAAGGAGTCGCCGGTATCGAAACTCCGAGGCAATCTCCACAAAAGCCGGGATGCCGGCCTGCTCCAGAAAAGCCCTTCCCAAAAGAGCCGCATGCCAGGACGTCCCGCAAGCGACAAATGCAACAACAGGAGGCTTCCCATAAACGGACCGATCCAGTTCCGGCAAGACGGGAGAGACCGACAGACGGTCGGCCAGGGTGTCCATCATCGCACGGGGAGCCTCGAAGATCTCTTTTTCCATGAAATGACGAAAGGCTCCTTTTTCCGCGAAAACCGGGTCCCAGGAAATCGACCGGAGGGAGGAAGGAGGAGCCCATTCCGAAAACGCCTGATCCAGGCGCCCCACCTTGACTTCCTCATGGCGGATCAGGGCAATTGTCCCGTTCTCCATCGAGTGGACCTTGCGGGTAAAGTGGAGGAATGCGGGAATATCCGACGCGGCAAACGTTTCCCCTTCCCCCAGCCCCAGAATCAAGGGAGGTCCATTCCGGACGACAACCAGATCCGCCGGATCGTTCTGGCAGAGAATGGCCAGCGCAAAGCTTCCCTCCACCTGGCCAAGAGCACGCCGCACCGCCTCCGGAAAAACGCCATCCTTTTCATATTCGATCCGGATCAGATGGGACAGAACCTCCGAATCCGTTTCGGAAACACATTCGACTCCCAAAGACCGGAGATAAATCCGGATCGCCTGGTCGTTTTCGACGATTCCGTTGTGCACCAGGACAATCGGTCCCGACTGATGGGGATGGGCATTTTCGAGGGTCACGCCACCATGCGTGGCCCAGCGGATATGGCCGATGGCGGCTCCCGGCTGGGCACTGCGGTCGTTGACCAGATCTTTCAGGACACCGACTTTTCCGACAGCCCGGACGACCGACAAGGCTCCAAAGTCGTCGAAAAAAGCCACACCGCTGGAATCGTACCCCCGATACTCGAGCCGTTCGAGGCCTGAGACCAGGAGCGGGAGAGGAGAACGAAGCCCGGAATACCCGATGATTCCGCACATTTCAGCCCTGCTCCTTTTTCGATTTTTCCTCTGCGAGGCGATTTTTCAGGGCCGTTCCCTTATCCGGCAAGTTCTTTTGCGGAACACGGGAAACGACGAGTGCGCCAGGGGGAACATCCTTGGTCACCGTCGTCCCCGCGGCCACAACCGCACCGTCACCGACCGAAACAGGCGCAACCAGCTGGGTATCGCTTCCAAGAAAGACGTTTCTCCCGATCTTCGTTTCATGTTTTTTGACGCCGTCATAATTGCAGGTGATGGTCCCCGCCCCGATATTGCTCCCCTCTCCGACAGTCGCATCCCCGAGGTACGTCAGATGATTGGCCTTGGCCCCCTGGCCCAGACGCACCTTCTTGGTCTCGACAAAGTTCCCGACATGGGCTCCCCGTTCCAGGTGACTGCCGGGACGCAAATGGGAAAAAGGTCCGACCACCGCATCCTCTTCTACCTCGCTGTCTGTCAGGACGGAATGATCACGCACATGAACCCCGGAGGCGATCCGCACATTCCGGAGATGGCAGGAAAGGCCGATCCGGCAGGATTCGGCAATTGTTGTTTCCCCTTCCAGGATGACCCCCGGGTAAAGGATTGTTCCCGGACCGATCTGGACGGACGGACCGATATATGTTGTGCGCGGATCCCACATCGTGACCCCCCGGTCCATCCAGAAACGGTTGATCTTCCCCTGCAGAAGAATCGCCGCTTCCGCAAGTTCGCTCTGGGAATTGACACCCAGAACAGATTCCGGGCCTGCCTGCCAGGCCCGGACAAGGCGTCCGCTGCCCACGGCAAGAGAGAAAAGGGACGTCAGAAAGCGTTCTTTTTTTTCCGGGTGGGGTTCAACCTGCGGAAGAGAGTCCGCGAGAAAATCCACCGGAATCAGGTAGATACCCGCATTGATTTCCCGAATCTCCCTTTCTCCGGGTCCAAGATCGACCCATTCCCGTACAGCAAGGATATCCCCTTTCCCGGAGCGGATCACTCTCCCGTAGCGTCCCGCATCGGGAAGAGAAGTGGAGACGAACCAGAACGCATCCGGTTCCCGGATGGCGGCTTCGAGAAATCCACCCAGAAGATCCGCGTCGACCAGGGGAGCATCTCCGTTCAGAACCAGAAGATGGGATGCATGCCCTTTCCGGAAATTGGAGGAAAGGATGACCGCCTCCACCGCGCCCAGCGTGCCGTCCATCACATGCTGATGCACCCAGGACACCCCGGGAGGAAGAAGCGACTCGAGAGGCTCCCGGCCCGCGACGACAAAAATGTCGGAGGCGGGCGGCATCATGCGACAGACGGCATCATACGGATAGCGAAGAAGGGGTTCGCCAAGAATGGGGGACGCCATCTTCGGCAAGGGGGAGCGCATGCGGGTTCCAAACCCCGCCGCAAGGATCGCTGCGTCAAAGATCATGCCTGTCTCCCGAAGAGTTCATGTCCGTTTTCATCTCCAGCGTTTCTGTTTCCAGCCGTTCGGGAAGGGAAAGACCTCCGGACAAAATCAGTTTCATCCCCTCCTCGATCGGTATGTTTGTCACCCTGACCCGTTCCGGAGGCAAAAGAGAGTTCACCCCGATATACAGGTTGTTGCTCGGAAAGAAAACCGACGCATACCGTTGCGGGGAATCGTCCAGACGAACCCACCCCGTCAGGAAACCCAGTGTATATGTTCCCTGGGCAGGGTACTCGGCCAGCACCACCTTCCGGAACCCGCGGGTTCCCGAAGGGGAAAAGGATTCCACCATCGTTTTCAGGGTGGCATAGAGCTTTTTGAAAACAGGAATCCGCGACATCCCGTTTTCGACGAACTGGAGAATGCGGTTCCCGAAGACATTCGTTGCCAATGTTCCGGCAAAGAAAATCAAAAGGAGCAGGAGAACGACCCCGAGGCCGGGGATGGTCCTTCCAAAGAACCGGATCAGAAGGGGGTCGAAAAAGGAATCCAGAAAATCAAAAATCCGGTAAAAGATATACAGGGAGAGAGCCGCCGGCAGGATGATCACAAGACCCGTCAGGAAACGGGTGCGGAGGGACGCCTCAATCTTTTTTTTCCGTGATTCAAACCAGTCCACGGTCCCCCACTTCCTTCCGGAGATGACTTCTGATCCCGTTTATCCCGGTGGCGTGCCGCCTGCCCGGACATCGGGATCCATCTTAACCCGTCCTGTCGAATTCCCGCAAGAATCATGCGTTTCCGCGCAAAACACTTTCGAGTGGGCGTCCGTGCATTTTCCCTGATAGAATGGTGTCCGTTTTCGTCCCCATGGCGTCCCATCCCGGAGAGAACTGATGAACAGCCCAATTCCTGTCCGACCGTCATCACGGGTTCGTCCCTGCTCTGTAATGTTTGTCTCCTTCTTCCTTCTGTTTTTTTCGTGTCCGTCGTTCGGGGAGGGCCTGGGCGATCTTCTGGGGAACCAGCCACCGGTCGAGCTGGACCTGATGTCCGGTTTTTACAACTGGAGCTACCGGGAGTCCGCCGGGGACAGCGACTCCGCCGGAATGATTCCGGTCAGGGGAAGAGTGCTTGCCTACTGGCAGCATCTGGTGATCGGAGCGGATCTCGGGTATATGTCAACCTTTGGGGGAACTTACCACGGCGCCCTTCAGAATCTTTCCACCGGTTCAACAACCCCTTTCACATCGTCCATGGCCGAGACCATGTTTCAGGGAGCCCTCCACGCCGGAATCACCTGGACCGGTCTGAATACGCGCTGGGATCTGTGGGGATCTGCCGGGTATCATGAACAGGTCTGGATGACACCTGCTCCGGACGGATACGAAGAGGCCTACCACATCCCCTATCTGGGAATCACTGTGTATGAACAGACCCCTGTGACCGATCAGTTTCTCTTTTTCTCGGAGGCCGGCGTGCGTTCGGGGATTTCTCCCTCGATCACCATTGGTCTTTTTAACAACCCCACCCTGAATCTGAATGGGGCCATCAACGTTCACGGCCGGATCGGGTTCCGGTACTTTTTCACTTCCGAATGGGGACTTTCTCTGGCGATGGACTACAGCAACTGGGCCTTTACCCACAGTGCCCCCTACACAGTCCCGGGGAGCAATCCCCAGGTCCAGCTCCAGGAACCCGATTCCACGACAACCTGGTGGGGCCCGGAGGCCGGGCTCACCTTCTTTTTCTGATGCCGGCCTCCTTTCCGGCTTTTCAGGACGGACGGATCAGCGAAATGGATGGCACACAGCAAGCTGACTCCCCGGACGTGGACTCCGCTTCCCCGAAAACAGGAATCCCTTCCAGAGTCTGATACGCCTCCCAGGCCAGACCCTGGGGATCCACAGTCCAGTGCTTGTC
The sequence above is drawn from the Leptospirillum ferriphilum ML-04 genome and encodes:
- the glmS gene encoding glutamine--fructose-6-phosphate transaminase (isomerizing), which codes for MCGIIGYSGLRSPLPLLVSGLERLEYRGYDSSGVAFFDDFGALSVVRAVGKVGVLKDLVNDRSAQPGAAIGHIRWATHGGVTLENAHPHQSGPIVLVHNGIVENDQAIRIYLRSLGVECVSETDSEVLSHLIRIEYEKDGVFPEAVRRALGQVEGSFALAILCQNDPADLVVVRNGPPLILGLGEGETFAASDIPAFLHFTRKVHSMENGTIALIRHEEVKVGRLDQAFSEWAPPSSLRSISWDPVFAEKGAFRHFMEKEIFEAPRAMMDTLADRLSVSPVLPELDRSVYGKPPVVAFVACGTSWHAALLGRAFLEQAGIPAFVEIASEFRYRRLLLPPGSWVIGISQSGETADTIGAMESARRAGFLTLGISNVPGSSLERECDLCLLTHAGPEIGVASTKAFQAQVALLMMLSLALGEDSPRTDLADALIRAPHRLELFLESLSPDSLDARVERLRESRLVMFAGRGIDYPLALEGALKFKEITYRPADGYPGGELKHGPIALIEPGVTVIAPLVDRLLRAKEISNLREIRARGGYVLAVGPTVVKEGHGIWYDDRIELPDDPPWSGIFQAAGVLQLLAYRVASALGNDVDQPRNLAKSVTVE
- the glmU gene encoding bifunctional UDP-N-acetylglucosamine diphosphorylase/glucosamine-1-phosphate N-acetyltransferase GlmU; protein product: MIFDAAILAAGFGTRMRSPLPKMASPILGEPLLRYPYDAVCRMMPPASDIFVVAGREPLESLLPPGVSWVHQHVMDGTLGAVEAVILSSNFRKGHASHLLVLNGDAPLVDADLLGGFLEAAIREPDAFWFVSTSLPDAGRYGRVIRSGKGDILAVREWVDLGPGEREIREINAGIYLIPVDFLADSLPQVEPHPEKKERFLTSLFSLAVGSGRLVRAWQAGPESVLGVNSQSELAEAAILLQGKINRFWMDRGVTMWDPRTTYIGPSVQIGPGTILYPGVILEGETTIAESCRIGLSCHLRNVRIASGVHVRDHSVLTDSEVEEDAVVGPFSHLRPGSHLERGAHVGNFVETKKVRLGQGAKANHLTYLGDATVGEGSNIGAGTITCNYDGVKKHETKIGRNVFLGSDTQLVAPVSVGDGAVVAAGTTVTKDVPPGALVVSRVPQKNLPDKGTALKNRLAEEKSKKEQG
- a CDS encoding DUF502 domain-containing protein — its product is MDWFESRKKKIEASLRTRFLTGLVIILPAALSLYIFYRIFDFLDSFFDPLLIRFFGRTIPGLGVVLLLLLIFFAGTLATNVFGNRILQFVENGMSRIPVFKKLYATLKTMVESFSPSGTRGFRKVVLAEYPAQGTYTLGFLTGWVRLDDSPQRYASVFFPSNNLYIGVNSLLPPERVRVTNIPIEEGMKLILSGGLSLPERLETETLEMKTDMNSSGDRHDL